A DNA window from Miscanthus floridulus cultivar M001 unplaced genomic scaffold, ASM1932011v1 fs_837_1_2, whole genome shotgun sequence contains the following coding sequences:
- the LOC136533282 gene encoding F-box/kelch-repeat protein At1g22040-like encodes MGSILSAASTTAKSMDQHETSGTYPNKRVKVSTYEYGSNPRIIPTLPDELSLQILARLPRIHYLNLKMVCRAWKAAIIGSELSQLRRELGVSEEWLYVLTKVEANKLHWYGLDPVFQKWQRLPPMPSFVNEEESNRTASSGFQMWNVVGSSIRIADFVRGLFWRRNSLDQMPFCGCSVGVAEGYLYVIGGFSKAVALNCVWRYDPFLNLWQEVSPMMTGWAFCKATFLNGKLYVVGGVSRGRNGLLPLRSAEAFDPKTGLWSELPEMPFAKAQVLPTAFLVDVLKPIATGMAPYNGKLYVPQSLYSWPFFFDIGGEIYDPDLNAWSTMPDGLGDGWPARQAGTKLGIVIDDKLYTLEPSSSLDSGQIKRYNSEEDTWVTISPQVPVYDFTDAEAPYLLAGLRGRLHVITKAANNTLQVMQAVVQNNSDNAVSEENVVWTTVSSKNFGTAELVSCQVLDV; translated from the coding sequence ATGGGCTCCATTCTAAGTGCGGCAAGTACTACGGCTAAGTCTATGGATCAGCATGAGACATCTGGGACATATCCTAATAAGAGGGTGAAGGTATCTACTTATGAGTATGGGTCAAACCCAAGGATTATCCCGACTCTTCCTGACGAGCTCTCACTCCAGATTCTGGCAAGGTTACCGCGGATCCATTACCTTAATTTGAAGATGGTTTGCCGAGCTTGGAAGGCAGCAATCATCGGTTCTGAACTTTCTCAGCTGAGAAGAGAGCTTGGCGTAAGTGAAGAATGGTTGTATGTACTGACCAAAGTTGAGGCAAACAAGCTCCACTGGTATGGCCTTGATCCAGTGTTTCAGAAATGGCAGAGGTTGCCACCGATGCCTTCTTTTGTCAATGAGGAGGAATCCAATAGGACGGCATCTTCTGGGTTCCAGATGTGGAATGTTGTGGGATCAAGCATTAGGATTGCTGATTTCGTCAGGGGCTTGTTTTGGCGCAGGAACAGTTTGGACCAGATGCCCTTTTGTGGTTGTTCAGTGGGTGTTGCTGAAGGTTACTTGTATGTCATTGGGGGTTTTTCCAAAGCTGTTGCCCTGAACTGCGTTTGGAGATACGACCCTTTTCTAAATTTGTGGCAGGAAGTGAGCCCAATGATGACTGGGTGGGCTTTCTGCAAAGCAACATTTTTGAATGGCAAGTTATATGTAGTTGGTGGAGTCAGTAGGGGTCGGAATGGTTTGCTTCCTCTGCGTTCAGCTGAGGCGTTTGATCCCAAGACTGGATTGTGGAGTGAGCTACCAGAAATGCCTTTCGCAAAAGCACAGGTACTCCCCACAGCCTTCTTGGTCGATGTGCTGAAGCCTATCGCCACAGGAATGGCACCCTACAACGGAAAGCTGTATGTTCCTCAGAGCTTGTACTCATGGCCATTCTTTTTTGACATCGGAGGTGAGATCTATGACCCAGATCTGAATGCTTGGTCAACGATGCCTGATGGTCTCGGCGATGGTTGGCCAGCAAGACAGGCAGGCACAAAATTGGGTATTGTGATCGATGACAAACTTTACACCCTGGAGCCTTCCAGCTCTTTGGACAGTGGTCAGATAAAAAGATACAACTCCGAAGAGGACACATGGGTAACTATCTCGCCCCAAGTTCCAGTTTATGATTTCACTGACGCAGAGGCTCCTTATTTACTCGCCGGTCTCCGTGGAAGGCTCCATGTTATAACAAAGGCGGCGAACAACACTCTTCAAGTTATGCAGGCTGTAGTGCAGAATAACTCAGATAACGCAGTATCTGAAGAAAATGTGGTATGGACCACTGTGTCTTCTAAGAACTTTGGGACGGCTGAGCTCGTCAGCTGCCAGGTTCTAGATGTTTAA